One Ornithorhynchus anatinus isolate Pmale09 chromosome 2, mOrnAna1.pri.v4, whole genome shotgun sequence DNA segment encodes these proteins:
- the C2H16orf90 gene encoding uncharacterized protein C16orf90 homolog, whose protein sequence is MDALASAFSQLRIREDELSQAADDTGSSDMPPDIYEGGLGARRPPCSSPPGSKPKNFRLRHLRGLNSYLPSDLRPAGQCESHWLWRLMSGTCPPLPRVPAGGGAGTLRTLFPEGQTCPKTAFPALPASAESPGTSRQQESLAPGSVKDTTEASPSQARPRPGPRPKRSRLASQKSAYPACKRTRPDSHEGPRQGPEAELGCSQEKGELSAETSDLA, encoded by the exons ATGGACGCCTTGGCCAGTGCTTTTTCTCAACTGCGGATAAGAGAAG ATGAACTGAGCCAGGCGGCGGACGACACTGGCTCTTCGGACATGCCCCCTGACATCTACGAGGGGGGCCTGGGGGCCCGAAGGCCACCGTGCTCCAGCCCGCCCGGAAGCAAGCCCAAGAACTTCCGCCTGCGGCACCTACGCGGGCTGAATTCCTACCTGCCCAGCGACCTCCGGCCCGCCGGCCAGTGTGAAAGCCACTGGCTGTGGAGGCTCATGAGCGGAACCTGTCCCCCGCTCCCTCGGGTGCcagccgggggtggggccgggacaCTGCGGACTCTTTTCCCGGAAGGCCAGACATGCCCTAAGACAGCCTTCCCGGCCCTCCCTGCGTCCGCGGAGAGCCCCGGGACTAGCCGCCAGCAGGAGAGCTTGG CTCCGGGTTCCGTCAAGGATACGACAGAggcttccccctcccaggccagacccaGACCCGGGCCCAGGCCCAAAAGGTCCAGGTTGGCCTCGCAGAAGTCTGCATACCCCGCGTGCAAGAGAACACGCCCTGATAGCCACGAGGGGCCACGGCAGGGCCCAGAGGCGGAGCTAGGATGCTCACAGGAAAAAGGGGAACTGAGTGCAGAGACGTCTGACCTCGCCTAA